In Legionella lytica, one genomic interval encodes:
- a CDS encoding 16S rRNA (uracil(1498)-N(3))-methyltransferase → MRTVRIYQPGDYQCGQLLELSPEASQHVGVVLRMQAGEFLTLFCGDNREFAATIHTVKKKQVIVTIDSMTEVSKESPLRIHLAQAISKGERMELVMQKAVELGVSSITPIITERCVVKLDKERMAKKLHQWQSIVIAACEQSGRNMVPQVHQPLSFAQYLQEVQAELKLILHPGTDKTWRDYSLSNVNISLLIGPEGGLSDDEMTTACTQGFQPLSLGPRILRTETAAITVLSVLQAVGGDL, encoded by the coding sequence GTGAGAACAGTTCGTATTTATCAACCTGGCGATTATCAATGTGGCCAGTTGCTAGAGTTATCGCCAGAAGCCAGTCAACACGTGGGCGTGGTTTTACGCATGCAGGCAGGGGAGTTCTTAACCCTTTTTTGCGGAGATAATCGTGAGTTTGCGGCAACCATCCATACGGTGAAAAAAAAGCAGGTTATTGTCACGATTGATAGCATGACTGAGGTGAGTAAGGAATCGCCATTGCGCATCCATTTAGCGCAAGCTATTTCTAAAGGGGAGCGGATGGAGCTTGTCATGCAAAAGGCAGTTGAGTTAGGTGTAAGCAGCATTACCCCCATTATTACTGAGCGTTGTGTGGTTAAATTAGATAAAGAACGCATGGCAAAAAAGTTACACCAGTGGCAGTCTATAGTCATCGCAGCCTGTGAGCAGTCTGGTCGTAATATGGTTCCTCAAGTACATCAACCTTTGAGCTTCGCGCAGTATCTCCAGGAAGTGCAGGCAGAATTAAAATTAATTTTGCATCCAGGCACTGATAAAACCTGGCGCGATTATTCTCTGAGCAACGTGAATATTAGCTTGTTGATTGGTCCAGAAGGTGGGTTAAGTGATGATGAAATGACCACTGCCTGCACCCAAGGATTCCAACCTTTATCCTTAGGTCCAAGGATATTGCGTACGGAAACTGCGGCGATTACTGTATTAAGTGTGTTGCAAGCTGTGGGCGGTGATCTATAA
- the rho gene encoding transcription termination factor Rho, with translation MNLSELKQLPIADLFNIAQEIGVENPSRMRKQEIIFAILKAHALKGADIHGDGVLEVLTDGFGFLRSADGSYLAGPDDIYVSPSQIRRFGLRSGDTISGKIRPPKDSERYFALLKVDEINYDSPDSAKRKILFENLTPLFASERLVMEQGNGSTEDLTARVVDLCAPFGRGQRGLIVSPPKAGKTLMLQNIARSIEKNYPECYLIVLLIDERPEEVTEMQRSVKGEVVASTFDEPANRHVQVAEMVIEKAKRLVEHKRDVVILLDSITRLARAYNTVIPSSGKVLTGGVDANALQRPKRLYGAARNIEEGGSLTIIATALVDTGSKMDEVIYEEFKGTGNMEIHLSRNIAERRVFPAININRSGTRREDLLLSPEDLQRTWILRKILQSMDECDAIEFLLERMKNHKTNAEFFDAMKRQE, from the coding sequence ATGAATCTTAGCGAACTTAAGCAATTGCCTATTGCCGATCTCTTTAACATCGCACAAGAGATAGGTGTCGAAAATCCTTCCCGTATGCGCAAACAAGAAATTATTTTTGCTATTCTTAAGGCTCATGCCTTAAAGGGAGCTGACATCCATGGTGATGGTGTTTTAGAAGTCCTGACTGATGGTTTTGGTTTCTTGCGTTCTGCGGATGGTTCTTATTTGGCCGGTCCAGACGACATCTATGTATCGCCCAGTCAAATCAGACGTTTCGGTCTGCGTTCTGGTGATACAATTTCAGGAAAAATTCGTCCACCTAAAGATAGCGAACGTTATTTTGCCCTATTGAAAGTTGATGAAATCAACTATGATTCACCTGACAGCGCTAAGCGAAAGATTCTTTTCGAAAACCTCACTCCGTTATTTGCTTCCGAGCGCTTGGTTATGGAGCAGGGCAATGGTAGTACTGAAGATTTGACCGCACGTGTGGTGGATTTATGTGCTCCTTTTGGTCGTGGCCAACGTGGATTAATTGTTTCTCCGCCGAAAGCGGGTAAAACGTTAATGTTACAAAACATTGCTCGTTCGATAGAAAAAAATTATCCAGAGTGCTACCTCATCGTATTACTAATTGATGAGCGTCCCGAGGAAGTTACTGAAATGCAACGCTCCGTTAAAGGTGAAGTGGTTGCCAGTACTTTTGATGAACCCGCTAATCGCCATGTTCAAGTTGCGGAAATGGTTATTGAAAAAGCCAAGCGCCTAGTTGAACATAAGCGTGACGTAGTTATTTTATTAGACTCGATTACTCGTTTAGCACGAGCTTACAACACCGTAATCCCTTCTTCAGGAAAAGTATTAACCGGTGGTGTGGATGCAAACGCATTACAAAGACCTAAGCGCCTATACGGTGCTGCACGTAACATCGAAGAAGGTGGTAGCTTGACTATTATTGCTACAGCTCTGGTTGATACTGGCTCTAAGATGGACGAAGTAATTTATGAAGAGTTCAAGGGTACCGGTAACATGGAAATCCACTTGAGCCGTAATATTGCTGAACGCCGTGTATTCCCGGCGATCAACATTAACCGTTCTGGTACACGTCGTGAAGATCTCTTGTTAAGCCCAGAAGACTTACAACGTACTTGGATTCTACGCAAGATTCTCCAGTCTATGGATGAATGTGATGCAATTGAGTTCTTGCTTGAGCGCATGAAGAATCACAAGACCAATGCTGAATTCTTTGATGCAATGAAACGTCAAGAGTAA
- the trxA gene encoding thioredoxin gives MSEHIKTVTDASFDQDVINANKPVLVDFWAEWCGPCRALTPVLEEVAATHGADISFAKINIDENPQAPAKFGVMSIPTLIIFKNGQVEAVKMGYLSKSQLSAFVESHV, from the coding sequence ATGAGTGAACATATTAAAACGGTAACTGACGCAAGCTTTGATCAAGATGTGATTAATGCAAATAAGCCAGTATTAGTTGATTTTTGGGCTGAATGGTGTGGTCCTTGCCGTGCTTTAACACCTGTATTAGAAGAAGTGGCTGCAACTCATGGTGCAGATATTTCTTTTGCAAAAATTAATATTGATGAAAATCCACAAGCTCCAGCAAAATTCGGTGTAATGAGCATTCCTACACTGATTATATTTAAAAATGGCCAAGTGGAAGCAGTTAAGATGGGCTATTTGTCTAAGTCTCAATTAAGTGCTTTTGTCGAAAGTCACGTTTAA
- the ubiD gene encoding 4-hydroxy-3-polyprenylbenzoate decarboxylase, producing MKYSDLRDFITQLESRNLLKRIDYPVSPDLEMTTVSDRVLRAGGPALLFTNPSNYQMPVLTNLFGTVERVALGMGEESISALREVGHLLAALKEPEPPKGFKDAFNKLPLLKQALHMAPKIVSGAECQTHVWEKDEVDLTTLPIQTCWPGDAAPLITWGLVTTKGPHQSRENMGIYRQQLLNKNQLIMRWLSHRGGALDYQAWQQAYPGERFPIAVTLGADPATILAAVTPIPDTLSEYAFAGLLRGQRTRLTRCIGNDLHVPASAEIVLEGYLEPGVEAPEGPYGDHTGYYNEVQSFPVFTVERITHREQPIYHSTYTGRPPDEPAILGVALNEVFIPLLQKQFPEIVDFYLPPEGCSYRLAVVTIKKQYPGHAKRIMMAVWSFLRQFMYTKFVIVCDDDVDARNWQDVIWAMTTRMDPSRDTVMVDNTPIDYLDFASPISGLGSKMGMDATNKWPGETQREWGVPIVMDEDILEKVNGYWSLLGLGE from the coding sequence ATGAAATACTCTGACCTAAGAGACTTTATTACCCAACTTGAATCACGTAATTTATTAAAACGTATCGATTATCCCGTTTCTCCGGATCTTGAAATGACCACGGTAAGCGACCGGGTTTTACGCGCTGGCGGTCCTGCCTTACTCTTTACTAACCCCTCAAACTATCAAATGCCAGTTTTAACCAATCTATTTGGTACTGTTGAACGCGTTGCTTTAGGCATGGGCGAAGAAAGTATCAGTGCCCTAAGAGAGGTTGGGCACTTATTAGCAGCCTTAAAAGAGCCAGAGCCGCCTAAAGGTTTTAAAGACGCATTTAATAAATTGCCCTTACTCAAGCAGGCACTTCACATGGCTCCAAAAATAGTGAGTGGCGCTGAATGTCAAACCCATGTATGGGAAAAGGATGAAGTGGACTTAACCACTTTACCTATTCAAACCTGTTGGCCTGGAGATGCGGCTCCGCTAATTACTTGGGGCTTAGTGACGACGAAAGGCCCACACCAAAGCCGTGAAAATATGGGTATTTATCGTCAGCAATTATTAAATAAAAACCAATTAATCATGCGCTGGTTATCACATCGTGGTGGTGCCTTGGATTATCAAGCATGGCAACAAGCTTATCCTGGAGAGCGTTTTCCGATTGCAGTGACACTGGGTGCGGATCCGGCAACGATTTTAGCGGCCGTGACGCCAATCCCAGATACTTTATCCGAATATGCATTTGCAGGCTTATTACGTGGTCAACGTACCCGTTTGACTCGCTGTATTGGCAATGACTTACATGTGCCTGCCAGTGCTGAGATTGTTTTGGAAGGTTATTTAGAACCTGGAGTTGAGGCTCCCGAAGGGCCTTATGGTGATCACACCGGTTATTATAATGAAGTACAATCCTTCCCTGTTTTTACGGTTGAACGCATTACCCATCGTGAACAACCGATTTATCACAGTACTTATACGGGCCGCCCACCGGATGAGCCTGCGATTTTAGGTGTTGCGCTCAATGAGGTGTTCATTCCTTTATTGCAAAAGCAATTTCCTGAAATTGTTGATTTTTATTTGCCGCCAGAAGGTTGTTCTTATCGCTTGGCGGTGGTTACCATCAAGAAACAATATCCAGGACATGCAAAACGAATTATGATGGCGGTATGGTCTTTCTTACGCCAATTTATGTATACTAAATTTGTTATTGTTTGCGATGACGATGTTGATGCACGTAACTGGCAGGATGTGATTTGGGCAATGACCACCCGTATGGATCCCTCGCGGGATACGGTAATGGTCGATAATACCCCCATAGACTATCTTGATTTTGCCTCACCTATTTCGGGTTTGGGCTCTAAAATGGGAATGGATGCTACCAATAAGTGGCCTGGAGAAACCCAACGCGAGTGGGGCGTTCCAATTGTTATGGATGAAGATAT
- the fumC gene encoding class II fumarate hydratase, with amino-acid sequence MSTMRIESDSMGEIEVPADKYWGAQTERSLHHFNIGKDIMPREVTHAFGILKKAAALTNLDLGKLPQDKADLIVKAADEVSKGLLDAHFPLHVWQTGSGTQSNMNANEVISNRAIEMAGGVMGSKAPVHPNDHVNMSQSSNDTFPTAMHIAAAIALNEKLIPTVKNLRNAFAAKMVAFKDIVKIGRTHLQDAVPITLGQEFSGYVAQLDACIKRLEEVLPELYELAAGGTAVGTGLNTHPQFATKVAEHIAQITQLPFVSAENKFAALASHEPLVFAHGAMKTLACALMKIANDIRWLASGPRCGIGELTIPENEPGSSIMPGKVNPTQSEAMTMVCAQVLGNDTAIGIADSQGNFELNVFKPVMIFNFMHSLNLLNDTCHSFQEFCAEGIEPNRTMIDYYLHHSLMLVTALNQHIGYDKAAKIAKTAHHDNSSLQEAAVKLGYLTAERFAELVRPEKMIAPE; translated from the coding sequence ATGAGCACAATGCGTATCGAATCAGACAGTATGGGTGAAATTGAAGTCCCAGCGGATAAATATTGGGGTGCACAAACTGAGCGCTCGCTACACCACTTTAATATTGGTAAAGACATTATGCCTCGCGAAGTGACTCATGCTTTTGGTATTTTGAAAAAAGCCGCAGCGCTTACCAATTTAGATTTAGGCAAACTACCTCAAGATAAGGCGGATTTAATCGTTAAAGCCGCAGATGAAGTCAGTAAAGGCTTATTGGATGCGCATTTTCCATTGCATGTTTGGCAGACAGGAAGTGGCACGCAATCGAATATGAATGCTAATGAAGTTATTTCTAACCGTGCGATTGAAATGGCGGGGGGCGTCATGGGTAGCAAAGCACCTGTTCATCCTAATGATCATGTGAATATGTCCCAGTCATCCAATGATACGTTCCCAACAGCCATGCATATTGCCGCAGCGATCGCATTGAACGAAAAATTAATTCCAACCGTTAAAAATCTACGCAATGCATTTGCCGCCAAAATGGTTGCCTTTAAAGACATCGTAAAAATTGGCCGCACCCATTTACAAGATGCAGTGCCCATTACTTTAGGCCAAGAGTTTTCTGGCTATGTAGCGCAACTTGATGCGTGCATCAAACGTTTAGAAGAAGTACTCCCTGAATTATATGAACTAGCTGCAGGTGGTACGGCCGTAGGCACAGGGTTAAATACCCATCCGCAGTTTGCCACTAAAGTAGCAGAGCATATTGCGCAAATCACACAATTGCCGTTTGTTAGTGCTGAAAATAAGTTCGCAGCGCTTGCCTCGCATGAACCATTAGTATTTGCTCATGGGGCAATGAAAACTCTAGCTTGTGCGTTAATGAAAATAGCTAATGATATTCGTTGGTTGGCTTCTGGCCCGCGCTGCGGAATTGGCGAGCTTACGATTCCTGAAAATGAGCCTGGTTCATCGATTATGCCGGGTAAAGTGAATCCGACTCAATCTGAAGCCATGACGATGGTTTGTGCGCAAGTGCTGGGGAATGATACGGCCATTGGCATTGCAGATAGCCAGGGGAACTTTGAGTTGAACGTGTTTAAGCCAGTAATGATTTTTAACTTCATGCACTCGCTTAACTTATTAAACGATACCTGCCATTCCTTCCAAGAATTCTGTGCTGAAGGTATTGAGCCTAATCGCACGATGATTGATTACTACTTGCATCATTCCTTGATGTTAGTAACCGCATTGAATCAGCATATTGGCTATGATAAAGCGGCTAAAATTGCGAAAACAGCTCATCACGATAATTCTTCGTTACAGGAAGCAGCAGTGAAGTTAGGTTATTTAACTGCTGAGCGTTTTGCAGAGCTAGTCCGGCCTGAAAAAATGATTGCTCCGGAGTAA